CATACCTGTTCAATAATTTGTCGAATTGTGTTCAATCTTACAActccagctgatttctcactgcCTGCATCCTTTGGCTCAGTTTCTTTAACACGAAAGACACAGTATTCACAGAGCAGTTAGTAATAGACCACTATTCcttaaaacaaatacacaatcTCTCCCCTGTCATCCTAATACACAAAACAAACGCTTACTAGCAACGATGAACTCGTTTGGCATGTCATTGGCTAGTTTTTCATTCACAGCATCCGAAATGGGCCCAAATATGACCACGGGTCTCTTAAAGCCAGCTGAAAACAAACGGTCCTTGGTCAAAGACATTCAAAAATTCACCAGGAAGCAACAACACCCTTGTAGTTTATATTGAGGCCAGTGTAAAAGCACCTTCACGCAGGACAACTTTCTCATAGGCTGGGAATCTTGTGGCAACTGGTGTGGCACTCAGATCTTCTCGACTCTTTCGAAGATCTTTTTTCTTGGCTGCTCTTTGTCCACGAAGCCTCCAGAAGTCCCCTCTGTCATTACCTGATGCGGCTCGTGCAGCATTCTGGACGTTAGCCATTTGCTCTGCTCTGTGAGGCAAAACAGAAGTGTTTTAGGCACCTTCATTTTTAATAACTAATGTTTGATCTTTGCAGgtcacatgaaaacaaattgCACTTCGACCTCATTTGCAGCCAGCTGCTCCAACGAGAAAGATAGAGCACAATTTTACGGCGTCCACAAGACAATACAGACCTGCTTTTATTGGGAATGATGCCCTTCTCCAGCAACTGGTTTTCTTTGTTCGTACGGACTGCCAGCCAGTTGCCCAGCTTGCCATCATACAGTGTGTCAGTAACTTTGAAAATTTCTCCTCTGGTGAAAGGAAGGCTCTGAGGAGCCTCTTTCTCATACTCAAAGTGGGTCCTGATGAAGAATGAGTCACCTCTGCCAGATGCTAGAATGTCTTTGTATACTGGGGGGCGAGCAAATAGAAAGAATGTCGGAATTATGTGTTCATTCATCCACAGCAAAGGTATAAAATTCACAAACCAAAACTGCCATTATAATTCCAAAGGtgattcttagctaacagttcCTCAACAAGTATTTTCTTTCATTGCAATGCACATTGCTGTACATAAAATTAATTAGCAAAATGTAAACTATTCAtatgttgagaattttaaacAATCCTAAGTGCAGCTTAATGTCCTCTCTTCATAGAGTTAACTTAAGAGCACCCGTGGCAACAAATGAAGAGATACAGTATTAGACACACTCATACGATACCTTCTGGTTTGCTCTGTGCAAGAATGGTCACATCTTCTCCTTTAGGAATCTCCAGGAGATACAGGACTGCATCCTCACGGACCATACCCCTAAAGTCCACGTTGTTCACCTGATTCATAAATAGCAAGTGTATGAAATACTATTTAAATACTGATTTatgacacaattcacatacaatgAGCCTAAAAATTAAGCAAATAGGCTAAAAAAGGTCTTGGAATTTTGACACAGAGTATTGTTAAAAAGCTGGACAATGAAtagatggaattaaaaaaaatatatatattacaaaaatgtgaaCTCAGGACTCCAAATGGACATTCTTTCAGGTTTTAGATGCGTGACGTTAAATGGTCTCAAAACACTGCCACTGTCAGGCTGTTAAGGGGCCACGGGGGTGAGGATCCCATTCATTCTACCATTGCCTTGCTAGGTATCAACAGTGTAGCTCAAATAACACCATACACTTTAGAAAAGAAATTTTTTTCTAGTTGTGGGCATAATGGGTATGTGCCTGCTATAGTGGGCGAACAGAGTCAAGTTATAATGAAGAAGACGACGTGGCAATCCAAAAGTAAGCCCTGGTGACAACAGCACAACCCCATTTTTGCCTTACATAAAATATCAGGACAACTCAAATGGTCAAAAGGTTTTCAGCTATAGGTCAACAATTCAATACTTTATTATTCTCAGTCTTTGCCGTTTTTCAAAACTTATCCTCATACTTATTTAATGTATTGAGAAACAAACCTATctatggtggcatggtggaacagctctaaagtgttgccctcacagtcctgaagacccgtatcacacacacacacacacacatatatatatatatatatatatatatatatatatataatatatatatatatatatatatatatatatatatatatatatatatatatatataatatatatatatatatatatatatatatatatcccggccccgcctttgtgaagtttgcttgctcaccccatgcctgcgtggattttctccaggcactccggtttcctcccacatcccaaaaacatgcattcattggagactgtaaattggctaaattgagtgcaactgttgtctgtctccatgtaccctgtaaTTGGCAGGCAataagttcagggtgtaccccacctcctgcccgattatagctgggatagggtccagcactgctgtgacccttgtcatgataagcggctcagaaaatggatagatggacatgTCAACCTTCAATTGCAATCTCATATTCTACCCTTTGAACAATGAATTGTAATGATGGTTtttataaaatgacaacttgttATTGctgatttttcagtttttatactACCAAAGTAAGAGTATTAAgctactgtgtttttttttgttttgaatctcACCTTCACCAGCTGATCTCCAGTGCGAAGACCTTCTTGCTCAGCCGCACTATCTTCCTGAACCCCCGCAATAAAGATGCCAACATCATTCCCTCCTGCAAGCCTCATACCAACACTGTCACCTTTCTGAAAACGGACCATCAATGTATTTGGCCTAGAAGATGCAAACAAGAACTCTTCAGTTTCTCATTATATTCCAATATGAGATGATATGTGACCATTAAAAATAGTAGTCagtgaaatacaaaaaatatgtgATATATGACTGACCCATATACTTCTTGGTCTTCAATGCTTGGCTTCAGTGGCACTTTGGGAGGAGCGTGAACCTTTGGGCCAACTGTGATCGCTTTTAGAGCAGAAGTACAATACTGAACATGAATAATGTGCACAGCTGAATATTTGGAATATTGGAAAGCAGAAAAGTTTACTTGGTGGTGTTTGTGGCCGTGGCTCCTCCCTCTCAGCAGGCAATGCCAGCGTGGCTTCCACAGATCGGTCAAGACCTTTAAATGGGGTTGGCATGGCACCCATTTTAGCCAGCCTATTAGGAGGGTCCTCTCTGACAACAAAAGAAATTGTGATTAGGGACCTTCCTGGTCCACATGTTGAAGACATACAGTACCACTATTCTAATCATCATTTCAGTGCAGTTGGGGCAATTAGAAACATGGTctcaaaatatgaattaaaggACCTCTATAGTATTGTGAATTGGCACTCATTCCATACTTCAATACTTAAAAACTGTGTGGAGAAAAAATGCTAACCAAAATTGACTTAGTTGTAATTTATTCTTGATTTTTGATGACATTTGATTTTCAGAAAATTATGGCCCACGCACATtttggttgaaaaacacatttcagctAAGATGTCAACCGCAGAAGATGAGGAAGTTTCCTCATACTATTACGGTGTGTAATTAGGCAGTAACTGAAGAAATGGGATGAGATACATCTGTTTAGGCTGGAGTAGGCCTCCAATTTATGTCTGGCCCAGTATTTGACCAAGCTACTTTGGAAGGACATCACAGCCTGCGAGTGGTTCTTACTGCAGCCGGATGAGTCTAcagatgtgagtgacacagcccagctgtgcatttttattgaattttgaTCTTTGTGCTTTGCAAATTCATGTTACTGTGCAAGCAGCTGGGAAAGAACAACTGAGCAATACAAAGCATACaagataccccccccccccccaacacacaaacaaatgttgGCTGCAGATgttcgggaaaaaaaagttttggcaTCCCTGATTTAAATTGACTTTCATCTCATGGATTATATTTTAGCTGTAGTTGCCAAGTCCTGACCCTTTAAAGGAAACTGAGTCCTTTGATATTGATTTACCTTGGCTTCTCTCGCAGCCTTTCATTGGAGGAGTGGGAAGAAAGGTCTGAATGATGGCCTCGTCTTTCATCTTGTGGAGAGTAGGAACGATACGACTCTATCTCAGATATATCTGCAACACAAACAGACATACACAACTTGACAAGTGAGTGCAAACTGGATTTAGAGACCCTTATTTCTGCCAAAACAGttattttgttgtcatcatGCTCTGATGACaagcatgaaaaaaatccctttgCATTTCTTTGATTACATAACTTGGCCCAGAATCAtggaagacaaaaataaaacatactggtCCAAAACTGAAtgcatcaaaataaaagtgcttaAATTGCCAGAAAAATTtatccccacccccccaaaaaaaatacatatattgtatataaaaataGATTCCAGAGCAGGTCAACAGAGGTACACAGCAATTCTATTAGTATATGTACTTAAAGTAATTGAAGGGATATAAAaatctgacaccccccccccccccacacacacacacacacacaataagtCCATATTGATTTTCAAAGCAAAGACCACATGGTCGGTATGGTGTGAAATCGCACATGATGAAATACTGTCATATCCCATAGCTGGATTATGGTGGTGGATTAGTTCACCCTGCCAAAGGCGGGTGGCAACcttcacatacacacaaacagacacgcccaaaaacagacaaagtgGGTCACAGGGCCTCTGGCTATTCCACCCTCCCTGCAGATGTTTGGTGagcaaaaacatccattcactcCACTTATCTAGATTGGACTGGACCAATCACAGCACAACTTTCAGTCACGTGACACTTAAACTAGGTATAAGAGAGAATTCTCTATAGGTGGAGCTCAAATGAGACTTCCTTTAGCTCCCTAGGTTACCTCATTGTGTCATAGGGTTCTGTTTTGTGAAAACTGTGAAGGTAAAGAATACTATAAACTGATGTGAAAGaaacttttatttaaaattggAAAACAGGAATAtggacaaatacaaaacaacaacagaagcaACATTTCTACATTTAATTCTCATTGTTGTTGATATGTTGGGGGTTTATACATGAGGACGGCTGCCACGTTCGTTCTACACTGGATAGGACCTGCTGCTTTTCAGTTTCAAGTATCTCTCACCATCAAGTTCTGAGTCGCTGTCAACCATCGGGGGGACTCTGATCAGCACTTGCTGCCTGTCTCTCTGGACCACCAGCTGGAGCTTCCCACGAGATTTCTCGATCAGCTTCCCTGCATCGCTGAGCGACAGGTTTTCAGTTGCCGTTCCATTGATCTGACATTGGTGAGGAGATGCACACATGGATATTACATTATTGAGGAGCAATGTAAACTGCAGATAAAAACTCTTGTTAAGGGTGAAACATTTTACAAAGAGTGAGAAGATTCTAAGTGTTTAAAATTTAATGACGACTAGAGTGCTGGAGTGCCACACCCCATGGGGCTGCACATATCAGCTACATCAGAAATCGCCCATTCATGTGTAAGGCAGGCACAAATTGCTCTGCTATGCGTAATCATGAGAAGGCGGGACaggcaaaatgaaataaattttttcACGTGTCTGGGGAAATTTCAGCACACTGTAACAATTGTCTGGTGCTGGCCTCTCCCACGGATTTTTTTCAGGTGTCCTTTCCAAAGTTTTAAATGCAATGTTATGCAGGAGAGGCACTTGGGGCaaattaaatcacaaagtcgCTTGTTTTCCTTGCATTAAAGcatccaattccatcacttcaagCGTCATGTTGCACTTGTGGTGTGTTCACTTTTACCTAAAGCTCAAAACCCTCTTTTAAAAACTTTGGTCTCTTAACACTTTTACAGATGATTTGTACCTGATCTGTTTAAAGTGACAAGGAAAATGGGCACCAGTAATTTGGACTCTCAGTAAATCAGTCCCACGGTGTTGCTAAATATGCAGCTTTGTTGCTACATTTAGTAAGTAATTAAAAAGACTAGTGATACACCTATTGGAACTTTTTCACATGTTAATTTAGAGGTGGAGATGTTCACACAGACTGTCTCAATGAATTACACTTAAGCAAATCTGCCACTCCTGATTAGTCTGCTGCTGCATGGAAAAAGTAACTGTGTGTGCAGGTTGCACGTAAATCATATATTAAATAGATCCATTGAGAAAATTACAACTTGAGGATGTGTCCATTCATAGGTAAAGTGGGAGAAATATCCCTAAAGTCCAGGAAGTGTTCTTAACATCAGCCTTTGAATAGCAGACAAAGCtctattattcattatttgcaAAAAGTCAATCAGTTgacaaaaagtactgtattttcatggctataaggcgcacttaaaTGTCtggaattttctccaaaatggacagggcACCTTATATTACGGAGCGCCTTACATGTAACCTGTTGTCCAAAATTTATAACCGACTGGAAGCATTTCATGACACGCAAGTTATATAAAGGAAAAGCGGACCAGTGAGAGGACAGCATCTGGAAGTTACAGGAGAAAGTCTGGGCGTGGAGAGGACGCTAAAGACATGCCCCGCAGAAGGTACTGTAGATGATGCTATGTGTTTTGTGTTAAACAACATAGTTTTGGCTAAGATCCCcaaaaaatggcaccaacaaagagatatgcttacaaagaacaaacagCCGCCATGAATAAACAAGCGCAGCTAATGAACTCGGACCTTGCTGTTATACTGGGAGCTTACAAAGCGAGGTGGCCTAAattggaagaacaacacgagcaatggattaattaataaagaacaaacaatcgccatgaaaaaaaaaaaaaaaaacaaagcaacttcATTCATGAGTCTACATCgccgtgaacaaaataaaagtgaagttgggagcaatggatgacaaatggcgaaCACAATGTTATTAAGAGGTATCCCCAGGCGAGTTACACCACAATTTCTGAAAGGAAtgtggatgcttgggctaaCGTGTCTGCTTCAACTTGAGGAAGTAGGAACACGAGCTTTGCCAAGTCGAGAAGACCAAGCTGAGTTTCTGAGGAAACAGGGCAACGTGGCCCAAGTTGAAAGAACAACATGAGCAATggattaacaaagaacaaaaaaaaaaaaaaaatgctgtgaaagaaaaacaactaaGCAACTTCATTTGCTTGACAAACGTAAAAAAGGGTAGGCAGCCGCGTGGGATATACCATATACGCAgtgagtttggttgtacttcATTAACGTATTTAATAATGTAGCTATACTATATAGCGATACTAGTTTAAAGCATACAGTAGGATGCATgcatgctatttaaaaaggcacccGAAGGAAAACTTGAGTTCAGCTGTACTTTGatgaagtatttaacattgtaaacagtgaacttggttgtactttattgaagtatttaaaaagcGTGCAGACACGCTACTGTATGGTTTCGGATAGTATCTCTATACAGCTATACTGTAAAGCTACATAGTTAAATActtaaagtacaactgaactcacgATTTACACTGTTAAATATGTCAGTAAAGTACGTACCATTGAACTCTGTTTCCTATCTGGTACCTTTTCAAATAGCGTGCATTGACCCTCCCGTATGCTTTCAGCTAATGTTGCTATATAGCTATATCCTTTGCGGCACTAAACGTGTATGTAAATAAAGTTTGAAgtacatgttttgtgtcaattatttcttcgctcatcgttttgttgtctgctggttgtgctgttctgtttgctgtggtgtaaagattttggtttggtgtgaaacCGTGAGTGAAGATGGTGTGCTGACTCACGACTTGCTTCCACCGCTCGTATTGGGGGGAAAGAAAGTctaagcttgttcttctgcttacaaaaatcagtgatgaaagtcctccggatttttaaattttcatgaaaatagctctggaaaattgaggaaaaattggcTAAAATGAatctggatattagttgacaacattggaaGAATATGTTTTTGAGTTCGTTGTTATGCTTTCCCGagtgtagccatgttgaggcactaacactagtgagattaacgcccctcccctcgcattctctcaagacgtcgcttattttgtgtggtcttgacattcatttacgtatttcataaacgttgttaaccaaACAAGACTGCTCCAACCGGTATtcatccggaaacaggaaatgcaagttaaccgtattgagcatgtacggagcatgtccgaaagcacatgttcagaactgcttcatgtaatgcgagcgcatttacgtcgaaagtcatcaacatcattagccaagtcaaaggaaattcagttacaccaggggtgctcattgcgtcgatcgcgaggcagtgtgacggcgtgaaaaaaacatacaaaaaaaacaacattcgactatcatccacctcgtcgcttgattcaggtgtggccaatatctCGAGAGCaagcacataaaggcgcgttctagcaagatGGCCTtgtatttacggcagtcccgtggtacgtgcccccccacaacaatacgtcacgattgctgacaggaatgtttgtttacaatgcatctctagcttgttgccacgaacgctgattatgttgaactaaactttcagcattttcaaaaaattgcggggatagaccgttcatgtttattccttgacaggccagtgcatttaacttttcttcagataaagtttgtcagatcaagaacttttattgatgaaaaattttaaatactattttatatcatgttctactaatatcagttgaaattggaacttatcattcctgagtttgaatttttagttttctattttagttatatatttgcttattttatttttaatttacagttatgttatattaatccagtaagttattttaaggccatccctaatcacacgcgcaactttatctgcgagcatgactgaccacacctgtacatttttcaaatgtgagtgatggtgtatacacacacacacacacacacacacacacacacacacacacacaccacacacacacacacacacacacacacatatatatattaaagggaactgattatactattagtattactatatctatatctaatagtgagcaatgtggtcgagtgtatcagtacaacgcgacgtaacaagtttgagacttaaaacgttaatagtaattactacagatcaacttctttaacatgttttgctgtacggtgtagaaattctaggatatatttttgtgtatattccaTATCTATACTATGGATGgattcttttggcttgtccctttcggggtcgccacagcgcgtcatctcagatgaacgcacatatatgtttggcacaatttttacaccggatgcccttcctgacgcaacccttctcagggagtttctatatctatactataatatgtataatatggggaaaaggacaattttaaatgtcttttactgaatagttcacttaattcatttgtcttgagataagatggcatattttaatgacaaatgtgagtttgtgctatccagtgataccgggatgggggcaaaaaaatctagGGTTGGCTCTTGGGGAatttctgcccaattttttttttttggtcaggacttaaaatttgactttcaatttttgtctgaattttgttcacagatattgccagaatgaatgcaccacagccattcATTTTATCAAAAATTTCAAGgacccctcccacccccccagagtacacacatttgtattttcaggaattttcacaaaagtccacattaatctctaaaaaaataaaggtacaattgtgcctcactgtctcgTGAGCGCCACCCTGCCTGCGCCTAATAAACGGGTGCACCTTGTACATGTGTTAACTACTGGAATTGCACCCACATCTGAGACTGCGCCTTTAAATACGGTGCGCTTTATAGCTGTGAAATTACGGATTGAATATTGGCAAGTGGAATTCATGAATTAAAAACCACTCAAATGCAGCTTaaagaaaaaacactttcaatATTGTGACATTGGAGAAAGGATTTGGCACCTTGAGAATGATGTCTCCTTCTTGCAGGTTTCCATCTCTGCTGGCAAGTCCTGTGCTGGTCATCTCTTTGATAAAGAGCTGACTACCCAGACGAAGGCCATACTCTGGAACACAAATAAGTACCTATGTTGAGTTTGTTGCTTTAAGTTTATGCACGTTTCATTGTTGAAATGCAGGGTGTACACGTTTTTACATAAATAAGAATTAAATTTGTAATTTACTATTTGGAGATTGACaacggattaaactcatttacattatttcctatggaaaacatttttagggAGGTTGACCAACTCTGAaattgaacacttcacaagaacaaATTATGTGCAAATGCTGGGGTTCCactatatataaaaacatttatcatGGGTGATTTCCATAATTTcgaaatgcttattttttgctAGCTTTTTGGGAAAGTAAAAAGAGctgggggttcactgtactttatacatccatcaatcGTCTGTACTGGTTATCCTCtctagggtcgcgggtgtgctagagcctataccagctCTATTTGGCCAAGAGGCGAGgtaacaccctcaactggtcggcaaccaattgcagggtacatataaacaaccgctcaaaatcacattcacacctatggacaattgaaagtcctcaattaacctattatgcatctttttgggacgtgggaggacaccggagtagccagcgaaaacccacacagatacaggaagaacatgcaaactccacaaaggtgaggctggaatttgaaccctggtccttaaaactgtgagggagatgtgcgACCCCTGCGCCCCATACTTTGTACATATACAGCAACTTTTGTTGTGCATTCACAATAatttgttggtgtgtgtgtataatgcaTATTTCGCAGTGTATGTGTATAGGGGAATATGAATAAAAactcacattttataaatgtatgacaTCATctcgaggttatgaaaaagctgtacactttcattctaatatgccGCCGCCACCTAGAGTTTATGAAAAAGGTGTTGCCTACTCTTTCATTCCAATAGGACAGTGgcacatatgactgcatatgTACCACCATGCTCACAAATTTACATATCTTGGAAGAATTTGAGAAATATATACGACGAATGActgaaaaataacaatacatttttttatagtgatgttttgtttaatggtaAATCTTTGCTGAAATGgttgatgaaaagatgaaaaatacatggcaTATAAATACAATGGTACCTTTACTTACCAGTATACAAACTAACGAGTTAAAAACTGTTGGTCTAAATTTTGCTTTGTGCTGTGAGCCAAACAAGGTGCGAGCAAGCATCAGaaactatataaatatatgtaccTTCATACTGTATATACGCACACACATAAGTAAACAAGTAAATACGTCATCTTGTGTCAAACCTTCGCTTGGCCTGTTCTTTAGCAACAGAACATTCAGAGGTTTCTCCAGTGGCTCCAATTCTCGAGCAGGACGTGGCATAGGGATGGGCATAGTGGCAGGTGATGGTGAGCGCTCCAGCCGGTCCCTGCTACCACCTCTCTTCAGAGGCTCATCGTATTTCCTCGAGTCACTAGGAATTCGTTCTCGTCCTCTCTCAAAACTGTGGTTACGCCCATGGTCGCGTCCAGGGCTATGGCTGTCCCTTCTGTAGCGTTGGTCGGGGCTGTTGTTGCGATCTAGTGCACGGTCGCTCTGATAGCGTTGGTCTGGGCTGTAGTCACGGTCGAGGGCTCTCTCACTGCGGTACCGCCGATCAGAACTATGATCTCTGTCTAACGTGCGCTCGCTACGGTATCTTCTGTCTGGGCTATAAGCGCGGTTGAGTCTATGATCGCTCCTGTGATGCCGATCGGGGCTATGTTCTCTGTCCAAAGTGCGACCTCTGCTACCATCTCTCCTGTACTGCTGATCGGGGTTCAGCTCTCTCTCCCCACTTCTGCCCCGTTCTCGTCGATCATGGTTCCTGTCATAATCACGCTCACGGGTTTGGTAGCCAGAATCCGTGTAGCCACCTTGCTCCCTCTCTAGGCTGTGGTCCTGCCTGTTGCTGTAAACGCTACGACGGTCCTGATCATAGTTGTAGTCGTCAGCGTAGTCGTTGTTGAAAACTCGGTCATCGGGT
This DNA window, taken from Syngnathoides biaculeatus isolate LvHL_M chromosome 17, ASM1980259v1, whole genome shotgun sequence, encodes the following:
- the tjp2a gene encoding tight junction protein ZO-2a isoform X3, whose amino-acid sequence is MEETVWEQYTVTLQRDPKMGFGIAVSGGRDNPNEESGEMSIVVSDVLQGGPADGLLFENDRVVQVNAIPMDGVIHSFAVQTLRKCGKVAKITVKRPRKVPVNVLNRPGSPDDRVFNNDYADDYNYDQDRRSVYSNRQDHSLEREQGGYTDSGYQTRERDYDRNHDRRERGRSGERELNPDQQYRRDGSRGRTLDREHSPDRHHRSDHRLNRAYSPDRRYRSERTLDRDHSSDRRYRSERALDRDYSPDQRYQSDRALDRNNSPDQRYRRDSHSPGRDHGRNHSFERGRERIPSDSRKYDEPLKRGGSRDRLERSPSPATMPIPMPRPARELEPLEKPLNVLLLKNRPSEEYGLRLGSQLFIKEMTSTGLASRDGNLQEGDIILKINGTATENLSLSDAGKLIEKSRGKLQLVVQRDRQQVLIRVPPMVDSDSELDDISEIESYRSYSPQDERRGHHSDLSSHSSNERLREKPREDPPNRLAKMGAMPTPFKGLDRSVEATLALPAEREEPRPQTPPTITVGPKVHAPPKVPLKPSIEDQEVYGPNTLMVRFQKGDSVGMRLAGGNDVGIFIAGVQEDSAAEQEGLRTGDQLVKVNNVDFRGMVREDAVLYLLEIPKGEDVTILAQSKPEVYKDILASGRGDSFFIRTHFEYEKEAPQSLPFTRGEIFKVTDTLYDGKLGNWLAVRTNKENQLLEKGIIPNKSRAEQMANVQNAARAASGNDRGDFWRLRGQRAAKKKDLRKSREDLSATPVATRFPAYEKVVLREAGFKRPVVIFGPISDAVNEKLANDMPNEFIVAKTEPKDAGSEKSAGVVRLNTIRQIIEQDSHALLDVTPKAVDTLNYTQWYPIVIFLNPDSKQGVKTMRNRLLPGSTRSARKQFEQAVKLRKTCSHLFTDTIDLNSANDAWYGSVKDSIREQQDRAVWVCEGKLDGSEEDLDLHDDRMSYLSAMSADYLSMDSRLTSDYDDTADEGGAYTDNELDEPMDEPQPVSAISRSSEPVLPDEKPHPEPRTRMRRSGSKEKLNREPSPPPAFVPEPPKVRPQTRTDSSRSYDSHSSSTISSDAVGGNKPLPPPVALKPTIARLSQMTDEQTSEKEEEDPANKSFLGKIKAFEKMDHLARAQRILELQEAENARLEIAQKHPDIYAVPVKLPKPNLNRPQPIGSSSNPEPQTPSRQQYAESRSQDDDETEYRRQLADHTKRGYYNPQKYKDTEL
- the tjp2a gene encoding tight junction protein ZO-2a isoform X2, whose protein sequence is MMNPVMEETVWEQYTVTLQRDPKMGFGIAVSGGRDNPNEESGEMSIVVSDVLQGGPADGLLFENDRVVQVNAIPMDGVIHSFAVQTLRKCGKVAKITVKRPRKVPVNVLNRPGSPDDRVFNNDYADDYNYDQDRRSVYSNRQDHSLEREQGGYTDSGYQTRERDYDRNHDRRERGRSGERELNPDQQYRRDGSRGRTLDREHSPDRHHRSDHRLNRAYSPDRRYRSERTLDRDHSSDRRYRSERALDRDYSPDQRYQSDRALDRNNSPDQRYRRDSHSPGRDHGRNHSFERGRERIPSDSRKYDEPLKRGGSRDRLERSPSPATMPIPMPRPARELEPLEKPLNVLLLKNRPSEEYGLRLGSQLFIKEMTSTGLASRDGNLQEGDIILKINGTATENLSLSDAGKLIEKSRGKLQLVVQRDRQQVLIRVPPMVDSDSELDDISEIESYRSYSPQDERRGHHSDLSSHSSNERLREKPREDPPNRLAKMGAMPTPFKGLDRSVEATLALPAEREEPRPQTPPTITVGPKVHAPPKVPLKPSIEDQEVYGPNTLMVRFQKGDSVGMRLAGGNDVGIFIAGVQEDSAAEQEGLRTGDQLVKVNNVDFRGMVREDAVLYLLEIPKGEDVTILAQSKPEVYKDILASGRGDSFFIRTHFEYEKEAPQSLPFTRGEIFKVTDTLYDGKLGNWLAVRTNKENQLLEKGIIPNKSRAEQMANVQNAARAASGNDRGDFWRLRGQRAAKKKDLRKSREDLSATPVATRFPAYEKVVLREAGFKRPVVIFGPISDAVNEKLANDMPNEFIVAKTEPKDAGSEKSAGVVRLNTIRQIIEQDSHALLDVTPKAVDTLNYTQWYPIVIFLNPDSKQGVKTMRNRLLPGSTRSARKQFEQAVKLRKTCSHLFTDTIDLNSANDAWYGSVKDSIREQQDRAVWVCEGKLDGSEEDLDLHDDRMSYLSAMSADYLSMDSRLTSDYDDTADEGGAYTDNELDEPMDEPQPVSAISRSSEPVLPDEKPHPEPRTRMRRSGSKEKLNREPSPPPAFVPEPPKVRPQTRTDSSRSYDSHSSSTISSDAVGGNKPLPPPVALKPTIARLSQMTDEQTSEKEEEDPANKSFLGKIKAFEKMDHLARAQRILELQEAENARLEIAQKHPDIYAVPVKLPKPNLNRPQPIGSSSNPEPQTPSRQQYAESRSQDDDETEYRRQLADHTKRGYYNPQKYKDTEL